The following proteins are co-located in the Lepisosteus oculatus isolate fLepOcu1 chromosome 9, fLepOcu1.hap2, whole genome shotgun sequence genome:
- the LOC107078524 gene encoding transcription factor 20: MDPPPSSQSDGLHPQQDLAPCSISSVYDLTMKHKDSLLKNSPMEALHVVSAPSWYSINSGSKGVFQENSSERAPHPSDQIQPDDAFSNTTVTLSYVSRSHVFTPRDSLSPLPQLRGPPVHQKLSCLSPKCEPGALVSQGEADSKEDWEADGRLCAAGECQVLQNSARPAGGAQVEQTTGAATNTPAHECGKGAAPTELARGQNGRMDVGPLDVAELQPQLGDRCPEGTLSPKKDEGGHMHNGTDSASPDVGICEEKVEEIQAGVHMKGEKNLCNSEVLVVISRTEEPVVSQDSPSCRNVLRSPANGEYHSPLEEDWSPATSQDKMEDITVFPQTLNSPSFENSSVDGAADTVEESVGEGELSADPAETESTVACVESLTAAQDRCSKKSEVTEDLAIANGVQALPDSIAELPGELSNLCGEPSEISSESDGRGCVNQQTSGEFLLNGNVLAEERLFARKKLPPRSQRGRRLEEIVQNITPSRHKASANFHSTKKNSGSKPLTTETHQEDQVSLHEDVLESDTSQDGQEKLPGPEEEPCLNAAASQKDSPDKAGADRLKSKKSTSDQKHRNVSISLRSGVNSRESPAHTPKVVRERRGQFDRTHSPEKQNLRALPKLKACQKNPPVLPKNSPGSKKTASARKTRVTKRKRKKRKMGQSSMFSPKEPEIKLKYVNYKEEKRDVKTDSFSPYIRLEFKEYATCTVINYPEEEKVRLKKGRAQTGPAFISGAVPTTSCLLLGRLNIDWKWRSHLVCCLCGKSANTMDLGDLHGPYYPEGFKPSPKPRTGLQSLKDDDLSDSDSSCSARGRKRSQAAESSTARLLRGAQSSKHRRWASDGDCVRSPVAKKPKTDSSAEDWYSPPVVPLDTREYWLHEDCGIWAAGVYLVKGKLYGLEEAAKLAQETVCSLCHRTGATLGCFFKGCPSKYHYTCAAQSDCVLNEENFSMKCTKHKNKSFKGSASVNRLESR; the protein is encoded by the exons ATGGACCCCCCTCCTTCCAGCCAGTCAGATGGTTTACATCCTCAGCAAGACCTGGCCCCCTGCAGTATCTCCTCGGTCTATGACCTGACGATGAAACACAAAGACAGCCTGTTGAAGAACAGCCCAATGGAAGCCTTACACGTGGTCAGTGCTCCCAGCTGGTACAGCATCAATTCAGGCAGCAAAGGGGTCTTCCAGGAAAACAGCTCCGAGCGTGCGCCGCACCCAAGCGATCAAATCCAGCCCGACGATGCCTTTTCGAACACCACGGTCACGCTGTCGTACGTGAGCCGGTCTCACGTGTTTACCCCTCGCGATTCTCTGTCGCCCCTTCCCCAGCTGCGCGGCCCTCCGGTCCACCAGAAgctttcctgtctctctcccaagTGTGAACCCGGGGCTCTGGTCTCGCAGGGCGAGGCGGACTCTAAGGAAGACTGGGAGGCTGACGGCCGCCTCTGTGCGGCGGGTGAATGCCAGGTTCTGCAGAACAGCGCGAGGCCAGCGGGTGGAGCTCAGGTAGAGCAGACCACCGGGGCGGCGACAAACACTCCTGCGCATGAGTGTGGAAAGGGCGCTGCCCCCACGGAGCTGGCGCGTGGGCAGAACGGGAGGATGGACGTGGGGCCGTTGGACGTGGCGGAGCTCCAGCCACAGCTTGGAGACCGCTGCCCCGAGGGCACACTGTCCCCGAAAAAAGACGAGGGTGGCCACATGCACAATGGTACTGACAGTGCGTCACCGGATGTAGGGATCTGTGAGGAAAAGGTGGAAGAGATCCAAGCTGGAGTGCACATGAAGGGGGAGAAAAACCTGTGCAACTCTGAGGTGTTAGTTGTGATTTCAAGGACTGAAGAGCCTGTAGTTTCGCAAGACAGTCCGAGCTGTAGAAATGTGTTGCGTAGTCCTGCAAATGGGGAATACCATAGTCCTTTAGAAGAAGACTGGTCCCCTGCTACCTCTCAGGATAAGATGGAAGATATTACTGTCTTTCCCCAGACGCTGAATTCTCCCAGCTTTGAGAATTCATCAGTGGACGGAGCTGCTGACACAGTGGAGGAGAGTGTAGGAGAAGGGGAGTTGAGTGCTGATCCTGCTGAGACTGAATCTACTGTAGCCTGTGTGGAGAGCTTGACTGCTGCGCAGGACAGATGTAGCAAGAAAAGTGAAGTGACTGAAGATCTGGCCATCGCTAATGGGGTACAGGCGCTGCCAGACAGTATAGCGGAGCTGCCTGGGGAGCTGTCGAACCTTTGCGGTGAGCCGTCAGAAATTAGTTCTGAAAGCGACGGAAGGGGGTGTGTTAATCAGCAAACATCTGGAGAGTTCTTGCTGAATGGCAACGTCTTGGCCGAGGAGAGATTGTTCGCGAGGAAAAAACTTCCTCCTCGTTCCCAGAGGGGAAGAAGGTTGGAGGAGATTGTGCAAAACATTACCCCATCGAGGCATAAAGCATCTGCTAACTTCCATTCCACTAAAAAAAATTCCGGTTCAAAACCTCTGACCACAGAAACACATCAGGAAGACCAGGTAAGTTTACATGAGGATGTCTTGGAATCTGACACGAGCCAAGATGGCCAAGAGAAGTTACCTGGCCCAGAAGAAGAGCCCTGTCTAAATGCAGCAGCCTCACAGAAGGACAGTCCTGACAAAGCTGGTGCAGACAGGCTCAAAAGCAAGAAGTCTACCTCAGAtcagaaacacagaaatgtcTCCATATCTCTGCGCAGTGGTGTGAATTCACGCGAGTCCCCTGCCCACACGCCCAAAGTGGTGAGGGAAAGGAGGGGTCAATTCGATCGGACACACTCCCCCGAAAAACAGAACCTCAGAGCCTTGCCTAAGCTGAAGGCATGTCAGAAGAATCCCCCAGTGCTCCCTAAAAATTCACCGGGCAGCAAGAAAACGGCTTCTGCAAGGAAAACACGTGTCACCAAGCGGAAGAGGAAGAAACGCAAAATGGGGCAGTCCTCCATGTTTTCTCCAAAAGAGCCTGAGATCAAGCTGAAGTACGTTAACTATAAAGAGGAGAAAAGGGACGTGAAAACGGACAGTTTCTCTCCTTATATACGGCTGGAATTTAAAGAATATGCCACGTGCACAGTCATCAACTACCCCGAGGAGGAGAAAGTGCGGCTTAAGAAAGGAAGAGCGCAGACAGGCCCAGCTTTCATCTCTGGCGCTGTTCCCACCACCTCTTGCCTGCTCTTGGGCCGTTTGAACATTGACTGGAAGTGGCGCAGCCACCTGGTCTGCTGCCTGTGCGGCAAATCTGCCAACACGATGGACCTGGGAGATCTGCACGGACCCTACTACCCCGAGGGCTTCAAACCGTCCCCAAAGCCCCGCACCGGGTTGCAGAGCCTCAAGGATGACGACCTCAGCGACTCGGACTCCTCGTGCAGCGCCAGGGGAAGGAAGCGGAGCCAGGCTGCCGAATCCTCGACCGCCAGGCTCCTCCGAGGGGCTCAGTCCTCGAAGCACCGCAGGTGGGCTAGCGACGGCGACTGCGTGCGCAGCCCAGTGGCAAAAAAGCCAAAGACGGACTCCAGCGCCGAAGACTGGTACAGCCCTCCTGTGGTCCCGTTGGACACCCGCGAGTACTGGCTTCACGAGGACTGTGGGATATGGGCCGCGGGCGTCTACctggtgaaaggaaagctctatGGGTTAGAAGAGGCTGCAAAGCTTGCGCAAGAAACG GTGTGTTCCTTATGCCATCGAACAGGCGCCACCTTGGGCTGCTTCTTCAAAGGGTGTCCGAGCAAATATCACTACACTTGTGCAGCTCAGTCAG ATTGTGTTCTCAACGAAGAAAACTTCTCAATGAAATGTACAAAGCACAAG AACAAATCCTTCAAAGGGTCTGCTTCTGTGAACAGACTGGAAAGCAGGTGA